A window from uncultured Desulfobacter sp. encodes these proteins:
- a CDS encoding polysaccharide deacetylase, giving the protein MKPGIFVTFDVECSMGGAWGTDLKPIPPSRGMMGQYDSWQFGIPLICEILNRYDVKATFFIEPFNDELGYPGETEPVCQYLMAHGQDVQLHVHPGHYHYGLQRQGKPFKMTDQIAELPLEFQQRMISEGADKLIKWIGQKPIAFRAGNMGASDDTLKILPKAGIWMDSSYAFPYVGGQCLFKDKERYNGSKWYGDVLEVALSGFRQPNWPGLYPSKPLDLMGSSFEECRDAVRMICDAGADSVLILHSFSLFKIKDKQYNGGKLNRIVTRRFEKFCKWMADNKTRYPNRTFTELGKMVKEKGYTPKSVAPCLVNKPVRALTRKVIQGLNNFYFL; this is encoded by the coding sequence ATGAAACCGGGTATATTCGTTACATTTGATGTGGAGTGTAGCATGGGCGGGGCTTGGGGTACGGACCTTAAACCGATCCCGCCGTCAAGAGGCATGATGGGCCAATACGATTCCTGGCAGTTTGGAATACCCCTGATTTGTGAAATTTTGAATCGGTATGATGTTAAAGCTACATTTTTTATTGAACCATTTAACGACGAACTCGGATACCCGGGAGAGACGGAACCGGTTTGTCAGTACTTGATGGCGCACGGCCAGGACGTACAGCTCCATGTCCACCCCGGCCACTATCATTACGGTCTCCAGCGGCAGGGAAAGCCCTTCAAGATGACGGATCAAATTGCCGAACTGCCTCTGGAATTTCAGCAGCGGATGATTTCAGAAGGCGCTGATAAGCTTATAAAATGGATAGGGCAAAAGCCCATTGCCTTCAGGGCTGGGAATATGGGTGCATCTGACGATACCCTAAAAATCCTTCCTAAAGCCGGAATATGGATGGACAGCAGTTATGCGTTTCCCTATGTGGGTGGGCAGTGCCTGTTTAAAGACAAAGAAAGATACAATGGTTCAAAATGGTATGGAGATGTGCTTGAGGTTGCCTTGTCCGGATTTCGTCAGCCAAACTGGCCCGGACTCTATCCAAGCAAGCCTTTGGACCTGATGGGGTCATCCTTTGAAGAGTGCCGGGATGCTGTAAGAATGATCTGCGATGCCGGGGCGGATTCTGTTTTAATTCTACATAGCTTCAGTCTGTTCAAGATAAAAGATAAACAATATAACGGCGGTAAACTGAACCGAATTGTCACCCGGCGATTTGAAAAATTCTGCAAATGGATGGCTGATAACAAAACCCGTTATCCGAACCGGACATTTACCGAATTGGGAAAAATGGTCAAAGAAAAAGGATATACCCCAAAGTCAGTTGCCCCCTGCCTGGTCAACAAGCCAGTCCGTGCATTGACCAGAAAAGTTATCCAGGGATTAAATAATTTCTATTTTTTATAA
- a CDS encoding GxxExxY protein — MRDPETYAIIGAAMSVHSKLGHGFLEAVYQEALAHELQFSNIVYEREKILPIYYRGNRLTTHYKADFLCFGTVIVELKALQQLSGVEESQVINYMKASGLKKSLLINFGTRQLQYKRLVYNL, encoded by the coding sequence ATGCGTGATCCGGAAACATATGCCATTATTGGCGCCGCTATGAGCGTTCATAGTAAGCTTGGACATGGGTTTCTTGAAGCAGTCTATCAGGAGGCTTTGGCGCATGAACTTCAATTTAGCAATATAGTGTACGAGCGGGAAAAAATATTGCCTATTTATTATCGAGGAAATCGATTGACGACGCATTATAAAGCTGACTTTCTTTGCTTTGGTACGGTGATTGTTGAGTTAAAGGCATTGCAACAACTCTCCGGGGTTGAGGAATCACAGGTTATAAACTACATGAAAGCCTCCGGATTAAAGAAAAGTCTGCTGATTAATTTTGGTACCAGACAGCTTCAGTATAAAAGGTTGGTTTACAATTTGTAA
- a CDS encoding ATP-grasp domain-containing protein has protein sequence MYAVKPLFKEKIKEKDRRRSVLAIVGDTQVGLWVVRNLAMNGLTVHSIVKSKYGQPAHSRYSSSAWVMESPTYSPAFIDEIKELVKLLDVGSIMPVAEGYHNVLIDVRDQFELDVHLFSPPRKAFDKATDKDYMQDLCQKLGIPVAKGMRLDRFMSDKNELEFPLVFRTRRQNIQGGQAPWKAAYAENEAQLQAVYDQVCNFADNIIVQEYCPGAEDHVQVLMHNGEPFMVGDYIGEHHMPLAGGVTTQRISCWHQPLIDNAVKLFKEIGYEGLGGVQYHYDPETDKYIFLEINPRFIGGTPTLIMAGFNTSFLLWQSHFEPEKMQKAKYRLGLRSRILGGDANWMIGMIRGDQLPPGQTRLGKIETVLQFLWNCFPWTKDDSFMLRDPKPFMVDFLQMAKKLGAQGHDIISNPVSQDCEH, from the coding sequence ATGTATGCCGTAAAACCTTTATTTAAAGAAAAAATTAAGGAAAAAGACAGAAGACGAAGCGTCCTTGCCATTGTCGGCGATACCCAGGTGGGGCTTTGGGTGGTCAGGAATCTGGCCATGAACGGCCTAACGGTTCATTCCATAGTTAAATCAAAATATGGACAGCCGGCTCACAGTCGTTACTCCAGCAGTGCATGGGTTATGGAATCCCCGACTTATAGTCCTGCATTTATAGATGAAATCAAAGAACTGGTTAAATTGCTGGATGTAGGTTCCATTATGCCTGTTGCGGAAGGCTATCATAATGTACTTATAGATGTTCGGGATCAATTTGAGCTGGATGTGCATTTGTTCTCTCCTCCCCGGAAAGCTTTTGATAAAGCAACAGACAAAGATTATATGCAGGATTTATGTCAGAAATTAGGCATACCTGTGGCCAAAGGTATGCGTCTGGACCGGTTCATGTCTGATAAAAACGAATTAGAATTCCCGCTGGTTTTCAGAACTAGACGCCAGAACATTCAAGGGGGTCAGGCACCTTGGAAAGCCGCTTATGCAGAAAATGAAGCACAGCTCCAGGCAGTCTATGACCAGGTATGTAACTTTGCGGATAACATTATTGTCCAGGAGTACTGCCCCGGTGCGGAAGACCATGTTCAGGTGCTGATGCACAACGGCGAGCCCTTTATGGTTGGAGATTATATTGGTGAGCACCACATGCCACTGGCCGGGGGGGTGACCACCCAGCGAATCAGCTGCTGGCATCAGCCTTTAATTGACAATGCGGTGAAACTGTTTAAAGAAATTGGCTACGAAGGGTTAGGCGGGGTTCAATACCATTATGATCCCGAAACGGATAAATATATTTTTCTTGAAATCAATCCCAGATTTATCGGGGGAACGCCGACTCTGATTATGGCGGGATTTAATACATCTTTTCTTCTCTGGCAAAGCCATTTTGAGCCTGAGAAAATGCAAAAGGCGAAGTACCGTCTTGGATTGAGATCCAGGATTCTTGGGGGGGATGCCAACTGGATGATCGGAATGATTCGGGGGGATCAACTGCCGCCGGGACAAACGCGTCTTGGTAAGATAGAGACTGTTTTGCAATTTTTGTGGAATTGCTTTCCCTGGACCAAGGATGATTCGTTTATGCTTAGAGATCCTAAACCTTTTATGGTTGATTTTCTGCAGATGGCTAAAAAGTTGGGGGCACAGGGACATGATATTATTAGTAATCCGGTGTCTCAGGATTGTGAGCATTGA